Proteins found in one Xenopus laevis strain J_2021 chromosome 1L, Xenopus_laevis_v10.1, whole genome shotgun sequence genomic segment:
- the cisd2.L gene encoding CDGSH iron-sulfur domain-containing protein 2A gives MVLESIARVIKVQLPAYLKRLPIPDSIAGFIRLTVSEWLRLLPFLGVLALLGYLAIRPFLLKKKQQKDSLINLKIQKENPKVVNEINIEDLHLAKAAYCRCWRSKTFPVCDGSHNKHNELTGDNVGPLILKKKEV, from the exons ATGGTGTTGGAGAGCATAGCCCGGGTGATTAAGGTGCAGCTGCCTGCTTACCTGAAGAGGTTACCCATCCCAGACAGCATTGCGGGCTTTATCCGCCTGACAG tTTCAGAATGGCTGAGATTGTTACCATTCCTTGGTGTCCTAGCACTGCTTGGATACCTTGCTATTCGACCATTCCTACTCAAGAAGAAGCAGCAAAAGGACAGCTTAATTAATCTCAAGATCCAGAAGGAGAACCCAAAGGTTGTAAATGAGATAAACATCGAGGATCTGCACTTAGCAAAGGCTGCCTATTGTCGATGTTGGCGCTCTAAGACT TTTCCTGTTTGTGATGGATCTCATAACAAGCACAACGAGCTCACGGGAGACAATGTGGGTCCATTGATTCTCAAAAAGAAAGAAGTATAA